The Argopecten irradians isolate NY unplaced genomic scaffold, Ai_NY scaffold_0462, whole genome shotgun sequence DNA window cttCATAAAATAGCTCTATACGAAATCCACAATAGCACATGCGCTTAtacgttgtacatgtatatactaatcATAGACTTTACGTAATTATTTGCCAGATATCACAAAAGCAAACTAACTGGCAACTGGAAAATGGAAACAACATGTTTCAACACCCACCAAGGCGCACGACCACGTTTTGACAATTCACAATTGGATGACGTCACAAACTCTATAACGTCACAAATGCTTTACATCTCGCGAGATTTTCCATCTATTGTTCTTTGTTCATGGCAACAAACAGACTTGGTCAAACTTCTCTGAGAAAAACGAATTCGGATTTTACATTAATCTTTAATTATCAATTGCTACTCGcatgtttcatgttttgtatgAACTTCAGGTAAGTACTGAATGTGTATCTTATATGTTAATATACTCTGTAAATATCCAAGACGGTATGTTTTAAATCCAACTTGTTTCCTACCACTACCGAGCGCAGGCGCCTTTCATTTAGATGAGTCAGACTTGATAACCTATGCTGCGATTTGAACGACATGAATATAGTCCAGTAAAATTACGGGGCATAACCAAATAATTACAACATATTTCATATGGGGattcttaatattttcataCTAAGAAAGTCGCCCTGAGCTGGCAAATTAAGAATTTCGAAAAGTCGATGGCTTCAATGTTAGTCCAGTGCGCAAtgagttatttttattatattttcttatacTTTATTGAGCATTTAAAACTTATCAACTGAAGCTTCAGCAATTTGATCCCTGCTTCTTGGTATAGATCACCCTCTATATAATTAACTTCGTCTTACAAAAGATGTAGTAGGAATTCGTGTTGATACACTACTGACAAGAGCACTAATGGTCGCGAGTTCGATCACTAATAGTAGCCTTAATTGTTACATGACTATGTATACGATTATCGTGaattttgataacaaacttATTCCAGTCTTTGGTTGTGGTATTCTAGATTATGGATAAAAATCAATTGAAAGAGGACGATAAGATGACAGGAAAGGCCGAAACAGATGAAATGATGGACCAGGCCGCTGAAGACCTGGCTAGGTTAACTATCCAGCGGTCCATAGCCGCTCTTAGACAAGGTCAAACGTCTCCAACACACTACAAGATGGAGGAAGCGATGAGTGAAAATGACACGGATCTGGGCAATATTGTAGATGTTACTATTGGCAGATCTGTTTCAGCACTTCGCCATGGGCAAACTTCTCCCACTGACGAAATAATGGCCAGAATGATGGACCAATCGGAAGTAGAAATGACAAGCACAAATCAATTTGATAGAGGTACGTGTACTAGTTTTGCTGtacaattatatatgttttagggTTAACTTTATTTTATCGTCTTTCGTTTTTAAATTTCGTGCAAAATTATGTTCAGGATTTCGTTCTAAATAGATATGTAGCGCACTTTTTAACAATCACGAAACTCATTTTTACAggttaatatacaaatgtatcatcGTAAAGTGATCAATCCAATTTCTAACACGCTAACTCTTTCTGCTTCAGATAACAAAAATGATGGCCAGCCTCTTGTGGCTACGATTGTGAATGAAGACGGCGggaaaacacagaaaaacttTTTTCAAGCGCTACTTTGACAGAATTTTAAGAGTGATTACATTTAACTCAAAAGAATATTTTAGCTCTACTACAGTAAGTGGtcaaatatctgttttaaatcTCAAGACGGTGTACGCCAAGGTGGAGTCATATCTCTGTTATTTTTAAGTCGGCGTAAGACAgaagaaatattaatattaattatccaGCCAATATGGTGTCCGCTTCGCAAACTgtgtttaacgtcctatgatAATACAATCTCAGTGTCAGTATATTAATACATTACTATCGGTAATCAAAATTCGAAGTGCTTCATTCTATTTTGTTTACCTAAAGAAATACACTCGAAAAACAGAAATGGGCAGAAAATATCAACTAACTTACCTGAAAAGTGTTTCTCTATTTCAGAAAGAGAAGAATAAGTCTACGAACACAGTACCTAACGACAGCGTCCTAAGTgcgaaaacaaataataaatcaacaaagaCTCACAACAGAAGGAATTTGATTCGTAAACATATTCTCTGCTGCCTTGCTCGCCAGACAGCGACAGTCGAACCTCTAGATCATTGATTGTATAAACAAAACGTTCAGAAATGTATGAACTTGATTACGATCTTTGCTTGAATAATTTGATAACagacacgtacatgtataaatgatcGACCACAGTAAGCGATTAGACACATGGAGCATTAAGactttatttttaagaaattctTAAAGATGATTCACCTTAATAAATTTTGCTTTAAGTTTCATTGATCATTATTGTCTATTTGTCTATTAGATAATGCAGTGTGTCAGCAAATGAGACGCACatgcatttgtacatgtacatcaactTAGGTGAATCAAGAACAAAACCTTGGCGTACTCCGATATTTACTGCTATTCACTCTCTTGATTGTTTCCTTTCTTAGACAACACTCTTTATATCCGAGAAAATAGTGCATAATTAATTACAGTTGCTACAATATATTGGAGCTTGCTCTTAAGACATTTTAGGGGTCTTGATCAAATCTCGGTAAAACCATACTTGCATGCTATGTCATAATAAACTAACCTGATACACCAGCCCGCCCATATTGTTCCGCATAGCAGCTTTATGGGTAGTCCAGTGTACCAGGCTACCgcaatacgaaactaaaagtagatttctggaaatccccttttgggcataagatttcatagagaggtgaatgttttggAGCCAGCTGATTGGGTATTCCGGGttcatcagtttcaaatgtttaatgtgtgagTTGGGCAATTCCTGTAAATGTTAAATGTGTAAAGATTATTTTTATGCTTCATGCCTGTTAATGACAGGCGGAGATAATCAAGAGtccaattttatgaaatttatggTCAAtatttggtgcggaattcagcACAAGATGACAGTCCTCGCCTCAAACGTTTAGCAAGACGAAACATCTTAAACATTTTCCATTCATAACTACTATTATTAAACGAATCACATACTGTGATTTTGCAACGCGTTGcaaaagaaatttactttaacattccagccacaaaatgtatatgtacattctTTATATACTGAAAACAAATCACGTCATCTTTAGTAACAATTAGGCCTATAACTACTTATAAGCTGAAAAGTGATTACCACAACAGATTGGTATgtaaacaacacatacaacgCCTGCTCTGTAAcactttttatcatttacattgtatgttgattAAAACAGATAACCATATGCAAAACATGGATAATTAACCGATCGACatataatgttgataaaaaataaactttaaatacatattgtaattaataaagGTTTGAACAATACAAAACGGACTTGGTTTGGTTCAGACGGTTTatgtcctacatgtatatattggcagccagggttatttaaggacggccttccatgattacaatattttgggaggctgctccatattaatgttgtgtctccttgtgatagtggaactcttgttctgtttatagtgttatcttacTGAAGTATATGCTGCCCAAGACACCCaacacacacatttcaccacttTACACGTATATATTGACGagcaaacaacaaaaacatttgtttacttCATAAAATAGCTCTATACGAAATCCACAATAGCACATGCGCTTAtacgttgtacatgtatatactaatcATAGACTTTACGTAATTATTTGCCAGATATCACAAAAGCAAACTAACTGGCAACTGGAAAATGGAAACAACATGTTTCAACACCCACCAAGGCGCACGACCACGTTTTGACAATTCACAATTGGATGACGTCACAAACTCTATAACGTCACAAATGCTTTACATCTCGCGAGATTTTCCATCTATTGTTCTTTGTTCATGGCAACAAACAGACTTGGTCAAACTTCTCTGAGAAAAACGAATTCGGATTTTACATTAATCTTTAATTATCAATTGCTACTCGcatgtttcatgttttgtatgAACTTCAGGTAAGTACTGAATGTGTATCTTATATGTTAATATACTCTGTAAATATCCAAGACGGTATGTTTTAAATCCAACTTGTTTCCTACCACTACCGAGCGCAGGCGCCTTTCATTTAGATGAGTCAGACTTGATAACCTATGCTGCGATTTGAACGACATGAATATAGTCCAGTAAAATTACGGGGCATAACCAAATAATTACAACATATTTCATATGGGGATTCTTAAATTTTCATACTAAGAAAGTCGCCCTGAGCTGGCAAATTAAGAATTTCGAAAAGTCGATGGCTTCAATGTTAGTCCAGTGCGCAAtgagttatttttattatattttcttatacTTTATTGAGCATCTTAAAAACTTATCAACTGAAGCTTCAGCAATTTGATCCCTGCTTCTTGGTATAGATCACCCTCTATATAATTAACTTCGTCTTACAAAAGATGTAGTAGGAATTCGTGTTGATACACTACTGACAAGAGCACTAATGGTCGCGAGTTCGATCACTAATAGTAGCCTTAATTGTTACATGACTATGTATACGATTATCGTGaattttgataacaaacttATTCCAGTCTTTGGTTGTGGTATTCTAGATTATGGATAAAAATCAATTGAAAGAGGACGATAAGATGACAGGAAAGGCCGAAACAGATGAAATGATGGACCAGGCCGCTGAAGACCTGGCTAGGTTAACTATCCAGCGGTCCATAGCCGCTCTTAGACAAGGTCAAACGTCTCCAACACACTACAAGATGGAGGAAGCGATGAGTGAAAATGACACGGATCTGGGCAATATTGTAGATGTTACTATTGGCAGATCTGTTTCAGCACTTCGCCATGGGCAAACTTCTCCCACTGACGAAATAATGGCCAGAATGATGGACCAATCGGAAGTAGAAATGACAAGCACAAATCAATTTGATAGAGGTACGTGTACTAGTTTTGCTGtacaattatatatgttttagggTTAACTTTATTTTATCGTCTTTCGTTTTTAAATTTCGTGCAAAATTATGTTCAGGATTTCGTTCTAAATAGATATGTAGCGCACTTTTTAACAATCACGAAACTCATTTTTACAggttaatatacaaatgtatcatcGTAAAGTGATCAATCCAATTTCTAACACGCTAACTCTTTCTGCTTCAGATAACAAAAATGATGGCCAGCCTCTTGTGGCTACGATTGTGAATGAAGACGGCGggaaaacacagaaaaacttTTTCAAGCGCTACTTTGACAGAATTTTAAGAGTGAGTACATTTAACTCAAAAGAATATTTTAGCTCTACTACAGTAAGTGGtcaaatatctgttttaaatcTCAAGACGGTGTACGCCAAGGTGGAGTCATATCTCTGTTATTTTTAAGTCGGCGTAAGACAgaagaaatattaatattaattatccaGCCAATATGGTGTCCGCTTCGCAAACTGTGTTTAACGTCATATGATAAAACAATCTCAGTGT harbors:
- the LOC138312763 gene encoding uncharacterized protein; the protein is MDKNQLKEDDKMTGKAETDEMMDQAAEDLARLTIQRSIAALRQGQTSPTHYKMEEAMSENDTDLGNIVDVTIGRSVSALRHGQTSPTDEIMARMMDQSEVEMTSTNQFDRDNKNDGQPLVATIVNEDGGKTQKNFFKRYFDRILRKEKNKSTNTVPNDSVLSAKTNNKSTKTHNRRNLIRKHILCCLARQTATVEPLDH